A portion of the Chiroxiphia lanceolata isolate bChiLan1 chromosome 10, bChiLan1.pri, whole genome shotgun sequence genome contains these proteins:
- the DVL3 gene encoding segment polarity protein dishevelled homolog DVL-3 isoform X2, whose amino-acid sequence MAAAETKIIYHLDEQETPYLVKLPIPAERVTLGDFKGLLNRPNYKFYFKSMDDDFGVVKEEISDDNAKLPCFNGRVVSWLVSAEGSHSDAGSVCADNQTELPPSMERTGGIGDSRPPSFHPNTGGSRENLDNETETDSVVSSQRERPRRTDGPEHAPRVNGTVKGERRRDLGGYESSSTLMSSELETTSFFDSDEDDSTSRFSSSTEQSSASRLMRRHKRRRRKQKAPRIERSSSFSSITDSTMSLNIITVTLNMEKYNFLGISIVGQSNERGDGGIYIGSIMKGGAVAADGRIEPGDMLLQVNDINFENMSNDDAVRVLREIVHKPGPITLTVAKCWDPSPRGCFSLPRSEPIRPIDPAAWVSHTAAMTGTYPAYGMSPSMSTITSTSSSITSSIPETERLDDFHLSIHSDMATIVKAMASPESGLEVRDRMWLKITIPNAFIGSDVVDWLYHHVEGFTDRRESRKYASNLLKAGYIRHTVNKITFSEQCYYIFGDLCGNMANLSLHDHDGSSGASDQDTLAPLPHPGAAPWPMAFPYQYPPPHPYNPHPGFPDPGYSYGGGSAGSQHSEGSRSSGSNRSGSERRKEREKTGESKSGGSGSESDHTTRSSMRRERAASERSVPASQHSQRSQHSLAHSIRSHHSQQSYGPPGLPPLFSPPMLLMPPPPSAMGPPGAPPGRDLASVPPELTASRQSFRMAMGNPSEFFVDVM is encoded by the exons gGTGGTGAAAGAAGAGATCTCGGATGACAATGCCAAGCTTCCCTGCTTCAACGGCCGGGTGGTGTCGTGG CTGGTGTCTGCAGAGGGTTCCCACTCAGATGCTGGCTCGGTCTGTGCCGATAACCAGACAGAGCTGCCACCTTCCATGGAGCGCACAGGAGGAATTGGAGACTCCAGGCCCCCTTCTTTCCA CCCGAACACCGGGGGGAGTCGGGAAAACTTGGACAATGAGACAGAAACAGACTCAGTGGTGTCCTCACAAAGGGAACGACCTCGTCGGACAGATGGGCCTGAGCATG CACCCAGGGTGAATGGGACTGTGAAGGGAGAGCGGCGCCGAGACCTGGGTGGGTACGAGAGCTCCTCCACACTCATGAGCAGTGAGCTGGAGACCACCAGCTTCTTTGATTCAGATGAAGATGACTCCACCAGCAG GTTTAGCAGTTCAACAGAGCAAAGCAGTGCTTCCCGTCTCATGAGGAGGCACAAGCGGCGCCGGCGGAAACAGAAGGCTCCACGCATCGAGCGG TCATCGTCCTTCAGCAGCATCACAGACTCCACCATGTCTCTGAACATCATCACAGTCACGCTGAATATGG AGAAATACAACTTTCTGGGCATTTCTATTGTGGGACAGAGCAATGAGCGTGGTGATGGAGGCATTTACATTGGCTCCATCATGAAGGGTGGCGCTGTGGCAGCTGATGGCAGGATTGAGCCGGGGGACATGCTCTTGCAG GTAAATGACATCAACTTTGAGAACATGAGCAACGATGATGCTGTGCGGGTGCTGAGGGAGATTGTGCACAAGCCGGG GCCCATCACCCTGACGGTGGCTAAGTGCTGGGACCCCAGCCCGCGGGGCTGCTTCTCGTTACCCAGGA GTGAGCCCATCCGGCCCATCGACCCGGCAGCCTGGGTGTCTCACACGGCAGCGATGACTGGCACCTACCCAGCGTACGGTATGAGTCCATCCATGAGCACAATCActtccaccagctcctccatcaccagctccatcccagaGACCGAAC GCCTCGATGACTTTCACCTGTCCATCCACAGTGACATGGCCACCATTGTCAAAGCCATGGCCTCACCAGAGTCAGGCCTCGAGGTGCGTGACCGCATGTGGCTGAAGATTACCATCCCCAACGCCTTCATTG GTTCAGATGTGGTGGATTGGCTCTACCACCATGTGGAGGGCTTTACAGACCGCCGTGAATCCCGCAAATATGCCAGCAATCTGCTGAAGGCTGGCTACATCCGACACACCGTGAACAAGATCACCTTCTCGGAGCAGTGCTATTACATCTTCGGGGACCTCTGTGGAA ACATGGCTAATCTGTCTCTTCACGATCATGACGGCTCCAGCGGTGCCTCCGATCAGGACACTTTGGCTCCGCTCCCCCATCCAGGAGCCGCACCCTGGCCTATGGCTTTCCCGTATCAGTATCCACCGCCTCATCCGTACAACCCCCATCCCGGCTTCCCTGACCCAGGCTACAGCTACGGAGGGGGCAGTGCAGGCAGCCAGCACAGTGAAG GGAGCCGGAGCAGTGGTTCCAATCGCAGCGGCAGcgagaggaggaaggagagagagaagaccGGGGAGTCGAAGTCAGGTGGCAGCGGGAGCGAGTCAGACCACACCACGAGGAGCAGCATGAGGCGTGAGCGCGCGGCCAGCGAGCGCTCGGTGCCGgccagccagcacagccagcgCAGCCAGCACTCCCTGGCTCACAGCATCCGCAGCCACCACAGCCAGCAGTCCTACGGGCCGCCCGGCCTCCCCCCTCTCTTCAGCCCCCCCATGTTGCTGATGCCTCCACCACCTTCAGCCATGGGGCCCCCCGGGGCGCCGCCGGGCCGTGACCTGGCCTCTGTGCCCCCCGAACTGACAGCCAGTAGACAGTCCTTCCGAATGGCCATGGGCAACCCCAGTGAGTTCTTTGTGGATGTAATGTGA
- the DVL3 gene encoding segment polarity protein dishevelled homolog DVL-3 isoform X3 gives MERTGGIGDSRPPSFHPNTGGSRENLDNETETDSVVSSQRERPRRTDGPEHAPRVNGTVKGERRRDLGGYESSSTLMSSELETTSFFDSDEDDSTSRFSSSTEQSSASRLMRRHKRRRRKQKAPRIERSSSFSSITDSTMSLNIITVTLNMEKYNFLGISIVGQSNERGDGGIYIGSIMKGGAVAADGRIEPGDMLLQVNDINFENMSNDDAVRVLREIVHKPGPITLTVAKCWDPSPRGCFSLPRIAPQRIWAGPDSPCSDPGEPIRPIDPAAWVSHTAAMTGTYPAYGMSPSMSTITSTSSSITSSIPETERLDDFHLSIHSDMATIVKAMASPESGLEVRDRMWLKITIPNAFIGSDVVDWLYHHVEGFTDRRESRKYASNLLKAGYIRHTVNKITFSEQCYYIFGDLCGNMANLSLHDHDGSSGASDQDTLAPLPHPGAAPWPMAFPYQYPPPHPYNPHPGFPDPGYSYGGGSAGSQHSEGSRSSGSNRSGSERRKEREKTGESKSGGSGSESDHTTRSSMRRERAASERSVPASQHSQRSQHSLAHSIRSHHSQQSYGPPGLPPLFSPPMLLMPPPPSAMGPPGAPPGRDLASVPPELTASRQSFRMAMGNPSEFFVDVM, from the exons ATGGAGCGCACAGGAGGAATTGGAGACTCCAGGCCCCCTTCTTTCCA CCCGAACACCGGGGGGAGTCGGGAAAACTTGGACAATGAGACAGAAACAGACTCAGTGGTGTCCTCACAAAGGGAACGACCTCGTCGGACAGATGGGCCTGAGCATG CACCCAGGGTGAATGGGACTGTGAAGGGAGAGCGGCGCCGAGACCTGGGTGGGTACGAGAGCTCCTCCACACTCATGAGCAGTGAGCTGGAGACCACCAGCTTCTTTGATTCAGATGAAGATGACTCCACCAGCAG GTTTAGCAGTTCAACAGAGCAAAGCAGTGCTTCCCGTCTCATGAGGAGGCACAAGCGGCGCCGGCGGAAACAGAAGGCTCCACGCATCGAGCGG TCATCGTCCTTCAGCAGCATCACAGACTCCACCATGTCTCTGAACATCATCACAGTCACGCTGAATATGG AGAAATACAACTTTCTGGGCATTTCTATTGTGGGACAGAGCAATGAGCGTGGTGATGGAGGCATTTACATTGGCTCCATCATGAAGGGTGGCGCTGTGGCAGCTGATGGCAGGATTGAGCCGGGGGACATGCTCTTGCAG GTAAATGACATCAACTTTGAGAACATGAGCAACGATGATGCTGTGCGGGTGCTGAGGGAGATTGTGCACAAGCCGGG GCCCATCACCCTGACGGTGGCTAAGTGCTGGGACCCCAGCCCGCGGGGCTGCTTCTCGTTACCCAGGA ttGCTCCCCAGCGGATCTGGGCTGGGCCAGACTCTCCATGCTCCGATCCGG GTGAGCCCATCCGGCCCATCGACCCGGCAGCCTGGGTGTCTCACACGGCAGCGATGACTGGCACCTACCCAGCGTACGGTATGAGTCCATCCATGAGCACAATCActtccaccagctcctccatcaccagctccatcccagaGACCGAAC GCCTCGATGACTTTCACCTGTCCATCCACAGTGACATGGCCACCATTGTCAAAGCCATGGCCTCACCAGAGTCAGGCCTCGAGGTGCGTGACCGCATGTGGCTGAAGATTACCATCCCCAACGCCTTCATTG GTTCAGATGTGGTGGATTGGCTCTACCACCATGTGGAGGGCTTTACAGACCGCCGTGAATCCCGCAAATATGCCAGCAATCTGCTGAAGGCTGGCTACATCCGACACACCGTGAACAAGATCACCTTCTCGGAGCAGTGCTATTACATCTTCGGGGACCTCTGTGGAA ACATGGCTAATCTGTCTCTTCACGATCATGACGGCTCCAGCGGTGCCTCCGATCAGGACACTTTGGCTCCGCTCCCCCATCCAGGAGCCGCACCCTGGCCTATGGCTTTCCCGTATCAGTATCCACCGCCTCATCCGTACAACCCCCATCCCGGCTTCCCTGACCCAGGCTACAGCTACGGAGGGGGCAGTGCAGGCAGCCAGCACAGTGAAG GGAGCCGGAGCAGTGGTTCCAATCGCAGCGGCAGcgagaggaggaaggagagagagaagaccGGGGAGTCGAAGTCAGGTGGCAGCGGGAGCGAGTCAGACCACACCACGAGGAGCAGCATGAGGCGTGAGCGCGCGGCCAGCGAGCGCTCGGTGCCGgccagccagcacagccagcgCAGCCAGCACTCCCTGGCTCACAGCATCCGCAGCCACCACAGCCAGCAGTCCTACGGGCCGCCCGGCCTCCCCCCTCTCTTCAGCCCCCCCATGTTGCTGATGCCTCCACCACCTTCAGCCATGGGGCCCCCCGGGGCGCCGCCGGGCCGTGACCTGGCCTCTGTGCCCCCCGAACTGACAGCCAGTAGACAGTCCTTCCGAATGGCCATGGGCAACCCCAGTGAGTTCTTTGTGGATGTAATGTGA
- the DVL3 gene encoding segment polarity protein dishevelled homolog DVL-3 isoform X1, with protein sequence MAAAETKIIYHLDEQETPYLVKLPIPAERVTLGDFKGLLNRPNYKFYFKSMDDDFGVVKEEISDDNAKLPCFNGRVVSWLVSAEGSHSDAGSVCADNQTELPPSMERTGGIGDSRPPSFHPNTGGSRENLDNETETDSVVSSQRERPRRTDGPEHAPRVNGTVKGERRRDLGGYESSSTLMSSELETTSFFDSDEDDSTSRFSSSTEQSSASRLMRRHKRRRRKQKAPRIERSSSFSSITDSTMSLNIITVTLNMEKYNFLGISIVGQSNERGDGGIYIGSIMKGGAVAADGRIEPGDMLLQVNDINFENMSNDDAVRVLREIVHKPGPITLTVAKCWDPSPRGCFSLPRIAPQRIWAGPDSPCSDPGEPIRPIDPAAWVSHTAAMTGTYPAYGMSPSMSTITSTSSSITSSIPETERLDDFHLSIHSDMATIVKAMASPESGLEVRDRMWLKITIPNAFIGSDVVDWLYHHVEGFTDRRESRKYASNLLKAGYIRHTVNKITFSEQCYYIFGDLCGNMANLSLHDHDGSSGASDQDTLAPLPHPGAAPWPMAFPYQYPPPHPYNPHPGFPDPGYSYGGGSAGSQHSEGSRSSGSNRSGSERRKEREKTGESKSGGSGSESDHTTRSSMRRERAASERSVPASQHSQRSQHSLAHSIRSHHSQQSYGPPGLPPLFSPPMLLMPPPPSAMGPPGAPPGRDLASVPPELTASRQSFRMAMGNPSEFFVDVM encoded by the exons gGTGGTGAAAGAAGAGATCTCGGATGACAATGCCAAGCTTCCCTGCTTCAACGGCCGGGTGGTGTCGTGG CTGGTGTCTGCAGAGGGTTCCCACTCAGATGCTGGCTCGGTCTGTGCCGATAACCAGACAGAGCTGCCACCTTCCATGGAGCGCACAGGAGGAATTGGAGACTCCAGGCCCCCTTCTTTCCA CCCGAACACCGGGGGGAGTCGGGAAAACTTGGACAATGAGACAGAAACAGACTCAGTGGTGTCCTCACAAAGGGAACGACCTCGTCGGACAGATGGGCCTGAGCATG CACCCAGGGTGAATGGGACTGTGAAGGGAGAGCGGCGCCGAGACCTGGGTGGGTACGAGAGCTCCTCCACACTCATGAGCAGTGAGCTGGAGACCACCAGCTTCTTTGATTCAGATGAAGATGACTCCACCAGCAG GTTTAGCAGTTCAACAGAGCAAAGCAGTGCTTCCCGTCTCATGAGGAGGCACAAGCGGCGCCGGCGGAAACAGAAGGCTCCACGCATCGAGCGG TCATCGTCCTTCAGCAGCATCACAGACTCCACCATGTCTCTGAACATCATCACAGTCACGCTGAATATGG AGAAATACAACTTTCTGGGCATTTCTATTGTGGGACAGAGCAATGAGCGTGGTGATGGAGGCATTTACATTGGCTCCATCATGAAGGGTGGCGCTGTGGCAGCTGATGGCAGGATTGAGCCGGGGGACATGCTCTTGCAG GTAAATGACATCAACTTTGAGAACATGAGCAACGATGATGCTGTGCGGGTGCTGAGGGAGATTGTGCACAAGCCGGG GCCCATCACCCTGACGGTGGCTAAGTGCTGGGACCCCAGCCCGCGGGGCTGCTTCTCGTTACCCAGGA ttGCTCCCCAGCGGATCTGGGCTGGGCCAGACTCTCCATGCTCCGATCCGG GTGAGCCCATCCGGCCCATCGACCCGGCAGCCTGGGTGTCTCACACGGCAGCGATGACTGGCACCTACCCAGCGTACGGTATGAGTCCATCCATGAGCACAATCActtccaccagctcctccatcaccagctccatcccagaGACCGAAC GCCTCGATGACTTTCACCTGTCCATCCACAGTGACATGGCCACCATTGTCAAAGCCATGGCCTCACCAGAGTCAGGCCTCGAGGTGCGTGACCGCATGTGGCTGAAGATTACCATCCCCAACGCCTTCATTG GTTCAGATGTGGTGGATTGGCTCTACCACCATGTGGAGGGCTTTACAGACCGCCGTGAATCCCGCAAATATGCCAGCAATCTGCTGAAGGCTGGCTACATCCGACACACCGTGAACAAGATCACCTTCTCGGAGCAGTGCTATTACATCTTCGGGGACCTCTGTGGAA ACATGGCTAATCTGTCTCTTCACGATCATGACGGCTCCAGCGGTGCCTCCGATCAGGACACTTTGGCTCCGCTCCCCCATCCAGGAGCCGCACCCTGGCCTATGGCTTTCCCGTATCAGTATCCACCGCCTCATCCGTACAACCCCCATCCCGGCTTCCCTGACCCAGGCTACAGCTACGGAGGGGGCAGTGCAGGCAGCCAGCACAGTGAAG GGAGCCGGAGCAGTGGTTCCAATCGCAGCGGCAGcgagaggaggaaggagagagagaagaccGGGGAGTCGAAGTCAGGTGGCAGCGGGAGCGAGTCAGACCACACCACGAGGAGCAGCATGAGGCGTGAGCGCGCGGCCAGCGAGCGCTCGGTGCCGgccagccagcacagccagcgCAGCCAGCACTCCCTGGCTCACAGCATCCGCAGCCACCACAGCCAGCAGTCCTACGGGCCGCCCGGCCTCCCCCCTCTCTTCAGCCCCCCCATGTTGCTGATGCCTCCACCACCTTCAGCCATGGGGCCCCCCGGGGCGCCGCCGGGCCGTGACCTGGCCTCTGTGCCCCCCGAACTGACAGCCAGTAGACAGTCCTTCCGAATGGCCATGGGCAACCCCAGTGAGTTCTTTGTGGATGTAATGTGA